tgcatttgacaaaatacaatatccattcattgAAAAACGCTCAATAAAGTAAGGACAGAGAAAACATGACTCAActtaataaaggtcatatatgaaaaacccacagctaacatcatcctcagtgAGCAAAAACAGAgatttcccctaaggtcaggaacaagacaagaacgTCCACTCTAACTACTTTTATTCAattagtactggaagtcctagctacagcaatcaaacaataaaaagaaattttaacaaaacattaaaatcagtaaggaagaagtaaaactttccaTATTTGCGGattacatgatactctatatagaaagcCTGAAAGATCCACCTAAAAACTGCTAgagctgataaatgaattcagtaaatgcacaggatacaaaatcaatgtacagaaatctgttacatttctataaacccataatgaagcaacagaaagagaaattaagaatacaATCTCACTTATAATTgtagcaaaaataataagatacctaggaatgaaccttaccaaaaaggtaaaagacctatagtctgaaaatatgtaagAGTGATGCATGATATTGAActggacacaaagaaatggaaatacaatccatgcttatggattagaagaacaaatatttttaaaatgtctatactacccagagcaatctacacatttaatgcaatccctttcaaatcacccccagcatttttcacagagctaaatcAAACAATActcaaatttatatggaatcacagGAGACCCTGAAttgccaaagcagtcttgaaaaagaaaagcaaagccgGAGGTATCAcaaatctggaatttattttttcattatttttattttttttatccaaaatCTGTTTATTGGGATAGTGTCCCACTCATCTTGATTCAGGGAGCTTTTAGTGCTGCTTCCACCTGAAGAGCATCCTTCTGTAAGCCTTGCTTTTCCTCCCGTGGGCTGGCAGAGGATGGTAGAGCAGCTGACACACAGAACTACTATCTGTGCATGGCTGAAGACGGTGGTGATTTTGTAGCATCCTGGGCATTTCACGTTGATGAAGTAGGAGTTGGGGCTCTGCACCAGGTGTTTCTTCTtgtgcttcctcttctcctcttccaggGGCAGGCGCAGGAGATCCTTCGCAAGGGGCATGTTCTTGTAGGGAGGTCATCACCGCTGGAAAGGCAAAtatggtactgtcacaaaaaatagacacatggatcaatagaaaagaataaacaaccagaaatgaatccacaaatatatggtcaattaatctttgacaaagaagaaacaatgtccagtgggaaaaggacagtctcttcaacatatggtgttgggaaaactggacagtaacatgcaggagaatgatactggaccattttcttataccatacaccaaaacaaattcaaaatgttttaaaaatctaaaatgagaCATCAATCCATTAAAACTCTTAAGCACACAAGGCAGtaacctctttatttatttatttatatttatatttatttattttttggcagtaacctctttgacactggccatagcaactttttttctagatagcTCCTCTGAggtagggaaagaaaagcaaaatatatattattgggagtatataaaaataaaaatttctgtataGCTAAGGAAACcaacaagaaaactaaaaggcatcttacaagatgggagaagatattttcaaatgatatatgtGATATAGTGTTAATAAATATAGTGTATATAatgaacttataaaactcaaaaaagaacttataaaactcaatatccaatatttaaaaatcagcagaacacatgaacagacatttctccaaagtcatacagatggccaaaaaacACAGGAAGTGATGCTAAACATCACTtactattagggaaatgcaaatcagaactacaatgagatatcacctcatacctgtcagaatggctacagtCAACAATACAAAAACTAAGAATTGTTAGTGAAGATGTGGTGgaaaaggaaccttcatgcacttttggtgggaatgaaaactggtgcagccactctggacaacaatttggagattcctcaaaaagttaaaaataaaactaccctatgatctagcagtTGTCCTacttggatatttacccaaagaatacaaaaatattaattcaaagggatccaTGATCCCCTATGTTTATTCCAGCATTATTTACTACAGCCAAGATATttaagcagcccaagtgtccatcaacagttGAGTGCATAAAGATTTGATGTacagagactcctgggtggctcagcggttgagcatctgcctttggctcagggtgtgacctcaGAGTCCaaaggat
The nucleotide sequence above comes from Canis lupus dingo isolate Sandy chromosome X, ASM325472v2, whole genome shotgun sequence. Encoded proteins:
- the LOC112671923 gene encoding 40S ribosomal protein S27-like, whose translation is MPLAKDLLRLPLEEEKRKHKKKHLVQSPNSYFINVKCPGCYKITTVFSHAQIVVLCVSCSTILCQPTGGKARLTEGCSSGGSSTKSSLNQDEWDTIPINRFWIKKIKIMKK